A section of the Phacochoerus africanus isolate WHEZ1 chromosome 4, ROS_Pafr_v1, whole genome shotgun sequence genome encodes:
- the ENC1 gene encoding ectoderm-neural cortex protein 1: protein MSVSVHENRKSRASSGSINIYLFHKSSYADSVLTHLNLLRQQRLFTDVLLHAGNRTFPCHRAVLAACSRYFEAMFSGGLKESQDSEVNFDNSIHPEVLELLLDYAYSSRVIINEENAESLLEAGDMLEFQDIRDACAEFLEKNLHPTNCLGMLLLSDAHQCTKLYELSWRMCLSNFQTIRKNEDFLQLPQDMVVQLLSSEELETEDERLVYESAINWISYDLKKRYCYLPELLQTVRLALLPAIYLMENVAMEELITKQRKSKEIVEEAIRCKLKILQNDGVVTSLCARPRKTGHALFLLGGQTFMCDKLYLVDQKAKEIIPKADIPSPRKEFSACAIGCKVYITGGRGSENGVSKDVWVYDTLHEEWSKAAPMLVARFGHGSAELKHCLYVVGGHTAATGCLPASPSVSLKQVEHYDPTTNKWTMVAPLREGVSNAAVVSAKLKLFAFGGTSVSHDKLPKVQCYDQCENRWTVPATCPQPWRYTAAAVLGNQIFIMGGDTEFSACSAYKFNSETYQWTKVGDVTAKRMSCHAVASGNKLYVVGGYFGIQRCKTLDCYDPTLDVWNSITTVPYSLIPTAFVSTWKHLPS, encoded by the coding sequence ATGTCCGTCAGCGTGCACGAGAACCGCAAGTCCAGGGCCAGCAGCGGCTCCATTAACATCTACCTGTTCCACAAGTCCTCCTATGCTGACAGCGTCCTCACCCACCTGAACCTGTTACGCCAGCAGCGCCTCTTCACCGACGTCCTTCTCCATGCTGGAAACAGGACCTTCCCTTGTCACCGGGCTGTGCTGGCAGCGTGTAGCCGCTACTTTGAAGCCATGTTCAGTGGTGGCCTGAAAGAGAGCCAGGACAGCGAGGTCAACTTCGACAATTCCATCCACCCAGAGGTCTTGGAGCTGCTCCTCGACTATGCCTACTCCTCCCGGGTCATCATCAATGAAGAAAATGCAGAATCCCTCCTGGAAGCCGGCGACATGCTGGAGTTTCAAGACATCCGGGATGCATGCGCTGAGTTCCTGGAGAAGAACCTGCACCCCACCAACTGCCTGGGCATGCTGCTGCTGTCCGATGCGCACCAGTGCACCAAGCTGTACGAGCTCTCCTGGAGGATGTGTCTCAGCAACTTCCAGACCATCAGGAAGAATGAAGACTTCCTCCAGCTGCCCCAGGACATGGTAGTGCAGCTCTTGTCCAGTGAAGAGCTGGAGACCGAAGACGAAAGGCTCGTGTACGAGTCTGCGATTAACTGGATCAGCTATGATCTGAAGAAGCGCTACTGCTACCTCCCGGAGCTGTTGCAGACTGTGAGGCTGGCCCTCTTGCCAGCCATCTATCTCATGGAGAACGTGGCCATGGAGGAACTCATCACCAAACAGAGGAAGAGCAAGGAGATTGTAGAAGAGGCCATCAGGTGCAAACTGAAAATCCTGCAGAATGACGGCGTGGTGACCAGCCTCTGTGCCCGGCCCCGGAAGACTGGCCATGCCCTCTTCCTGTTGGGAGGACAGACGTTCATGTGTGACAAGCTGTATCTGGTCGACCAGAAGGCCAAAGAGATCATTCCCAAGGCTGACATCCCCAGCCCAAGAAAAGAGTTCAGTGCATGTGCAATTGGCTGCAAAGTGTACATTACTGGGGGGCGAGGATCTGAAAACGGTGTCTCAAAAGATGTCTGGGTTTATGATACCCTGCATGAGGAATGGTCCAAGGCGGCCCCCATGCTGGTGGCCAGGTTTGGCCATGGCTCTGCTGAACTGAAGCACTGCCTGTATGTGGTTGGGGGGCACACTGCTGCCACCGGCTGCCTCCCGGCCTCCCCCTCAGTCTCTCTAAAGCAAGTAGAACATTATGATCCCACAACAAACAAATGGACCATGGTGGCTCCCCTCCGAGAAGGGGTCAGCAATGCCGCGGTGGTGAGCGCCAAGCTCAAGCTGTTTGCTTTCGGAGGTACCAGCGTCAGTCACGACAAGCTCCCCAAGGTTCAGTGTTATGATCAGTGTGAAAACAGGTGGACCGTCCCGGCCACCTGTCCCCAGCCCTGGCGTTACACGGCGGCAGCTGTGCTGGGTAACCAGATTTTTATTATGGGGGGAGATACCGAGTTCTCTGCCTGCTCTGCTTATAAGTTCAACAGCGAGACTTACCAGTGGACCAAGGTGGGAGACGTGACCGCAAAGCGCATGAGCTGCCACGCTGTGGCCTCCGGAAACAAGCTCTATGTCGTCGGAGGGTACTTTGGCATTCAGCGGTGCAAAACTCTGGACTGCTACGATCCAACCTTGGACGTGTGGAATAGCATAACCACAGTCCCGTACTCGCTGATCCCTACGGCATTCGTCAGCACCTGGAAACATCTGCCCTCTTAA